A DNA window from Roseovarius sp. Pro17 contains the following coding sequences:
- a CDS encoding division plane positioning ATPase MipZ has product MAHIIVVGNEKGGAGKSTVSMHVATALARMGKTVSALDLDLRQKTFGRYAENRKAYLAKSGLDLPSPFYHDLPEVDQATLSPGENVYDRRLSEAVATLEPDSDFIVIDCPGSHTRLSQVAHSLADTLITPLNDSFVDFDLLAHVDADGLKILRPSVYSEMVWNARQLRAQAGLKPIDWIVVRNRVGAQAMVNKEKMGAALDKLASRIGFRVAPGFNERVVFRELFPRGLTLLDLKDVGVKQLNISNVAARQELRDLIKALKLPEIEPSF; this is encoded by the coding sequence ATGGCGCATATCATCGTCGTCGGAAACGAAAAGGGCGGCGCGGGCAAATCAACAGTGTCGATGCACGTCGCCACCGCGCTCGCGCGGATGGGCAAAACGGTTAGCGCGCTGGATCTGGACCTGCGGCAAAAGACGTTCGGGCGCTACGCCGAAAACCGCAAGGCTTACCTTGCCAAATCCGGACTCGATCTGCCCAGCCCCTTCTATCACGATCTGCCCGAGGTGGATCAGGCGACGCTCAGCCCCGGCGAGAATGTCTATGACCGCCGCCTGTCCGAGGCCGTCGCAACGCTGGAACCTGACAGCGATTTCATCGTGATAGACTGCCCCGGCTCGCATACGCGCCTTAGTCAGGTCGCGCACAGCTTAGCCGATACGCTGATCACGCCACTCAACGACAGCTTTGTGGATTTCGATCTGCTGGCCCATGTGGATGCGGACGGGCTCAAGATTCTGCGCCCCTCTGTTTACTCCGAAATGGTCTGGAACGCGCGCCAATTGCGCGCTCAGGCGGGGCTAAAGCCTATCGACTGGATCGTCGTGCGTAACCGCGTCGGCGCGCAGGCCATGGTCAACAAAGAGAAAATGGGCGCCGCGCTGGACAAGCTGGCGAGCCGCATCGGATTTCGCGTGGCCCCCGGCTTCAACGAGCGTGTGGTCTTTCGCGAGCTGTTTCCGCGCGGCCTGACCCTGCTGGATCTCAAGGATGTGGGCGTCAAGCAGCTGAACATCTCGAACGTGGCAGCCCGGCAGGAACTGCGCGACCTGATCAAGGCGCTCAAACTGCCCGAGATTGAGCCGAGTTTCTAA
- a CDS encoding YtoQ family protein: MLNVYLSGEIHTDWRDQIEAGAKGLNISFAAPVTDHAASDDCGVAILGAEPDKFWHDHKGAKLNAIRTRMGIEEADVVVVRFGDKYKQWNAAFDAGYAAALGKSLIILQQPEHDHALKEVDAAALAVARTPEQVVQMLRYVLDGTLPG, encoded by the coding sequence ATGCTGAATGTCTATCTGAGCGGCGAAATTCACACCGATTGGCGCGACCAGATCGAGGCAGGTGCCAAAGGGCTGAACATCAGCTTTGCTGCGCCCGTCACCGATCACGCCGCCAGCGACGATTGCGGCGTGGCGATCCTTGGGGCCGAGCCGGACAAGTTCTGGCACGATCACAAAGGCGCCAAGCTGAATGCGATCCGCACCCGCATGGGGATCGAAGAGGCCGATGTCGTCGTTGTCCGCTTTGGTGACAAGTACAAGCAATGGAACGCGGCATTTGACGCGGGCTATGCCGCCGCGTTGGGCAAGTCTCTGATCATCCTGCAACAGCCTGAGCATGACCATGCGCTAAAAGAGGTCGACGCAGCCGCGCTGGCCGTCGCGCGCACACCCGAGCAGGTCGTGCAGATGCTGCGCTACGTGCTGGACGGCACACTGCCGGGCTGA
- a CDS encoding flavin reductase family protein yields MQYNPTTDACPLPFSPFKSCTVPRPIGWLSTVSAAGQHNLAPYSQWQNLTFDPPMVMFAANRYPDGRRKDTVLNAEETGWFVWNMATFDLREAVNISAMAMEFDVDEFEAAGVAREACAMAPGGRVAASPCHFECRYLSTHHLPGASAVGGVDVVYGRVEHIHVKDEVLTPEGKLDIPRIQPLARMGYYDYTVVRETFEMRIPSASGMEADGLEGRA; encoded by the coding sequence ATGCAATATAATCCGACGACCGATGCCTGCCCGCTGCCATTTTCGCCTTTCAAGTCCTGCACCGTACCGCGCCCCATCGGGTGGCTGTCGACGGTCAGCGCGGCGGGCCAGCACAATCTGGCGCCCTACAGCCAGTGGCAGAACCTGACCTTTGATCCGCCGATGGTGATGTTCGCGGCCAACCGTTATCCCGACGGGCGGCGCAAGGACACCGTGCTGAATGCCGAGGAAACCGGCTGGTTCGTGTGGAACATGGCGACCTTCGACCTGCGCGAGGCGGTCAATATTTCGGCCATGGCGATGGAATTCGACGTCGACGAATTTGAGGCGGCAGGCGTGGCACGCGAGGCCTGCGCGATGGCCCCCGGCGGGCGCGTCGCTGCCAGCCCCTGCCATTTCGAGTGTCGATATCTCAGCACCCATCACCTGCCGGGTGCCAGCGCCGTGGGCGGCGTCGACGTGGTCTATGGTCGGGTCGAGCATATTCACGTCAAGGACGAGGTGCTGACGCCCGAGGGCAAGCTGGACATCCCGCGCATCCAGCCGCTGGCCCGGATGGGATATTACGACTACACCGTCGTGCGCGAAACATTCGAGATGCGTATCCCCAGCGCGTCAGGAATGGAGGCGGACGGACTGGAGGGACGGGCATAA
- a CDS encoding DMT family transporter: protein MSEHLKGLLITALGVLMVVPDSLFVRLIVADPMTITFWRATVAGCLILTGCLIFQGLAGFRAVARTGWPGALYTLLMSTTAPGFVMAISLTSVANVVFIFASIPLFAALFSRIFLGEPFSKRMILTVAAVLPGLGIIAYGSQTSAIASWQGDLIALAVSASFAAALTTVRKVRTTSMIPAIPVAYLMSALVMLIWATPGQAMPSQWPLVLGHGGFIALSTCLLTLGPRYLPSAEVSLLILLESVLAPLLVWAVIGEDPGPWAIAGGVLVIGALFVSNAIALRRRRIRNSAQSRAV from the coding sequence ATGAGCGAGCATTTAAAGGGCCTTCTGATCACCGCGCTCGGCGTGCTGATGGTGGTGCCCGACTCCCTTTTCGTGCGCCTTATCGTGGCCGACCCTATGACCATCACGTTTTGGCGCGCGACGGTCGCAGGGTGCTTGATCCTGACGGGGTGTCTTATATTCCAAGGGCTAGCCGGATTTCGTGCCGTGGCGCGAACGGGCTGGCCGGGTGCGCTCTATACGTTGCTCATGTCGACCACCGCGCCGGGTTTCGTCATGGCAATTTCGCTGACCAGCGTGGCAAATGTCGTGTTCATCTTTGCCTCAATCCCGTTATTCGCCGCCCTGTTCAGCCGGATATTCCTGGGCGAACCATTCAGCAAACGCATGATCCTGACCGTCGCGGCTGTGCTGCCAGGCCTTGGGATCATTGCCTATGGCAGCCAGACCAGCGCAATCGCCAGTTGGCAGGGCGACCTGATCGCACTGGCAGTCTCGGCCAGTTTCGCCGCCGCGCTGACGACGGTGCGCAAGGTGCGCACAACTTCAATGATTCCCGCGATTCCGGTAGCCTACCTCATGTCTGCACTGGTCATGTTGATCTGGGCTACGCCGGGTCAGGCCATGCCGTCGCAATGGCCGCTGGTGCTGGGGCATGGCGGGTTCATCGCGCTATCCACGTGCCTTTTGACACTGGGGCCGCGCTACTTACCGTCAGCCGAGGTGTCTCTGCTGATCTTGCTCGAATCCGTGCTGGCTCCGCTGTTGGTCTGGGCGGTCATTGGTGAGGATCCGGGGCCTTGGGCCATCGCTGGCGGTGTTCTGGTGATCGGTGCGCTATTTGTATCGAACGCGATCGCGCTACGCCGCAGACGGATTAGAAACTCGGCTCAATCTCGGGCAGTTTGA
- the dnaJ gene encoding molecular chaperone DnaJ, protein MAKRDYYEVLGVARGAAADEIKKAYRQRAKALHPDSNKDNPDAEKQFKEAGEAYDVLKDGEKKAAYDRFGHAAFEGGMGGGGGQRPGGPGQGDFASAFSDVFDDLFGDFMGARGGGGRQRAARGSDLRYNMRVTLEEAYLGLQKTINVPTSIQCTSCDGSGAEGGAEPTTCPTCSGMGKVRAQQGFFTVERTCPTCAGMGQIVQNPCKSCGGQGRVEKDRALSVNIPAGVETGTRIRLSGEGEAGMRGGPPGDLYIFIEVSKHSLFEREESNLFCNVPVSMITAAIGGDIEVPTIDGGRSKVKIPSGSQSGRQMRLRGKGMPALRGGGAGDMFIELAVETPVNLTSKQKELLREFEALSEDNNPESKTFFRSVKSFWDSMKG, encoded by the coding sequence ATGGCCAAACGAGATTATTACGAGGTTCTGGGTGTCGCGCGCGGGGCCGCGGCAGACGAGATCAAGAAGGCTTATCGCCAGCGGGCGAAGGCACTGCATCCAGACAGCAACAAAGACAATCCCGACGCCGAGAAGCAGTTCAAGGAAGCGGGCGAAGCCTATGACGTTCTAAAGGACGGCGAGAAAAAGGCCGCCTACGACCGTTTTGGCCATGCCGCCTTTGAGGGTGGAATGGGCGGCGGTGGCGGCCAGCGCCCCGGCGGGCCCGGTCAAGGCGATTTCGCCAGTGCCTTTTCGGACGTCTTCGACGATCTTTTTGGTGATTTCATGGGCGCACGCGGCGGCGGCGGGCGGCAGCGCGCCGCGCGCGGTTCGGACCTGCGCTATAACATGCGCGTCACGCTGGAGGAGGCCTATCTGGGTCTGCAAAAGACGATCAACGTGCCGACCTCGATCCAATGCACCAGCTGCGACGGATCTGGCGCCGAAGGTGGCGCCGAGCCGACGACATGCCCGACATGTTCAGGCATGGGCAAGGTGCGCGCGCAACAGGGTTTCTTTACGGTTGAGCGGACCTGCCCGACCTGTGCTGGCATGGGTCAGATCGTGCAAAATCCCTGCAAGTCCTGCGGTGGTCAGGGTCGCGTCGAAAAGGATCGCGCACTCAGCGTAAATATCCCCGCCGGCGTCGAAACCGGCACACGCATTCGCCTCTCGGGCGAAGGCGAGGCCGGGATGCGTGGTGGCCCTCCGGGCGATCTCTATATCTTTATCGAGGTGAGCAAACACAGCCTGTTCGAGCGCGAAGAGAGCAACCTTTTCTGCAATGTGCCGGTGTCGATGATCACCGCGGCCATCGGTGGCGATATCGAAGTTCCTACCATCGACGGTGGGCGCAGCAAGGTTAAGATCCCGTCCGGCAGCCAATCGGGCCGCCAGATGCGCCTTCGCGGCAAGGGGATGCCAGCCCTGCGCGGCGGCGGTGCGGGCGATATGTTCATTGAACTGGCCGTCGAGACGCCGGTAAACCTGACCTCCAAGCAAAAAGAGCTTCTACGGGAATTCGAGGCCCTTTCTGAGGACAACAACCCCGAAAGCAAGACATTCTTTCGGTCGGTCAAGTCGTTCTGGGACAGCATGAAAGGCTAA
- the dnaK gene encoding molecular chaperone DnaK produces MSKVIGIDLGTTNSCVAIMDGKTARVIENSEGARTTPSIVAFTENERLVGQPAKRQAVTNPENTVFGVKRLIGRRADDSHLAKDKKNMPFNVIDGGNGDAWVEARGEKYSPSQLSAFILGKMKETAESYLGEDVTQAVITVPAYFNDAQRQATKDAGKIAGLEVLRIINEPTAAALAYGLDKENAQTIAVYDLGGGTFDVTILEIEDGLFEVKATNGDTFLGGEDFDMRIVNYLAGEFKKEHQVDLTQDKMALQRLKEAAEKAKIELSSSSQTEINQPFISMSSNGQPLHLVMKLTRAKLESLVGDLIKASLKPCQAALKDAGLSPSDIDEVVLVGGMTRMPKVIEEVTKLFGKEPNKGVNPDEVVAMGAAIQAAVLQGDIKDVVLLDVTPLSLGIETLGGVFTRLIDRNTTIPTNKSQVFSTAEDSQNAVTIRVFQGEREMAGDNKMLGQFNLENIPPAPRGMPQIEVTFDIDTNGIVSVSAKDKGTNKEQKITIQASGGLSDEDIEKMVKDAEENAESDKERRELVEAKNQAESLIDSTEKSMEEHADKVDPTTIEAIELAISALKDDLEKDDAAKIKSGIQNVTESAMKLGEAIYKASQDDDDGGPTAADEAGGPGDDDIVDADFEDLDDNKRA; encoded by the coding sequence ATGTCCAAAGTTATTGGAATCGACCTCGGAACCACGAATAGCTGCGTTGCCATCATGGATGGTAAAACTGCGCGCGTCATTGAGAACTCAGAAGGGGCGCGCACGACTCCGTCGATTGTCGCCTTTACCGAGAATGAGCGCCTCGTCGGCCAGCCGGCCAAGCGGCAGGCGGTCACGAACCCCGAAAACACCGTCTTTGGCGTCAAGCGCCTGATCGGTCGTCGCGCTGACGATAGCCACCTGGCCAAAGACAAGAAGAACATGCCGTTCAACGTCATCGACGGCGGCAATGGCGACGCATGGGTCGAGGCGCGTGGCGAAAAGTATTCGCCCAGCCAACTCAGCGCATTCATTCTGGGCAAGATGAAGGAAACCGCCGAAAGCTATCTTGGCGAAGATGTGACGCAGGCCGTCATTACCGTTCCTGCCTATTTCAACGACGCTCAGCGTCAGGCCACCAAAGATGCTGGTAAAATTGCCGGCCTCGAAGTGCTGCGCATCATCAACGAGCCGACAGCAGCCGCTCTGGCCTATGGTCTGGACAAAGAGAACGCCCAGACGATCGCGGTCTATGACCTTGGCGGCGGCACGTTCGACGTGACCATTCTGGAAATCGAGGATGGTCTGTTCGAGGTCAAGGCGACCAATGGCGACACGTTCCTTGGTGGCGAAGACTTCGACATGCGCATCGTCAATTATCTGGCGGGCGAGTTCAAAAAAGAGCATCAGGTCGACCTGACGCAAGACAAGATGGCGCTGCAACGTCTGAAAGAGGCGGCTGAAAAGGCCAAGATCGAGCTGAGCTCGTCCTCGCAGACGGAAATCAACCAGCCCTTCATCTCGATGAGCTCGAATGGTCAGCCGCTGCACCTGGTTATGAAACTGACCCGTGCCAAGCTGGAATCGCTGGTTGGCGATCTGATCAAGGCGTCGCTCAAGCCGTGTCAGGCTGCGCTCAAGGATGCCGGGCTCAGCCCCAGCGATATCGACGAGGTCGTTCTGGTCGGCGGTATGACCCGCATGCCCAAGGTGATCGAAGAGGTGACCAAGCTGTTTGGCAAAGAGCCGAACAAGGGTGTGAACCCTGACGAGGTCGTCGCGATGGGCGCCGCCATTCAGGCCGCCGTTCTGCAAGGCGACATCAAGGACGTGGTCCTGCTGGACGTCACTCCGCTGAGCTTGGGTATTGAGACGCTGGGCGGTGTGTTCACGCGCCTGATCGACCGCAACACGACGATCCCGACGAACAAGTCTCAGGTGTTTTCGACTGCCGAAGACAGCCAGAACGCCGTGACGATCCGGGTGTTCCAGGGCGAGCGTGAGATGGCTGGCGACAACAAGATGCTGGGCCAGTTCAATCTGGAAAACATCCCGCCCGCACCGCGCGGAATGCCCCAGATCGAGGTGACTTTCGATATCGACACCAACGGCATCGTGTCTGTTTCTGCCAAGGACAAAGGCACCAACAAGGAACAGAAGATCACGATCCAGGCGTCGGGCGGCCTCAGCGATGAGGACATCGAAAAGATGGTCAAGGACGCCGAAGAGAACGCCGAGTCCGACAAGGAGCGTCGCGAACTGGTCGAAGCGAAAAACCAGGCTGAAAGCCTGATTGACTCGACCGAAAAGTCGATGGAAGAGCACGCCGACAAGGTGGACCCCACCACGATCGAGGCCATCGAACTGGCGATCTCCGCGCTGAAGGACGATCTGGAAAAGGACGACGCGGCCAAGATCAAGTCGGGCATCCAGAACGTCACGGAATCGGCCATGAAGCTGGGCGAGGCGATCTACAAGGCCAGCCAAGACGACGATGACGGCGGCCCCACCGCCGCCGACGAGGCCGGTGGGCCGGGTGACGACGATATCGTCGACGCCGATTTCGAAGACCTTGACGACAACAAGCGCGCTTAA
- a CDS encoding alpha-ketoglutarate-dependent dioxygenase AlkB: protein MGELELRGFRILPGYLDSAQQISLVAALRDVVVAAPLFSPMTPMGRAMSVRMTSAGRYGWVSDQTGYRYARRHPDGQDWPAIPEAVLTIWRDLVSAARTPDCCLLNYYGSGARMGLHQDRDEADFAWPVLSISLGDEGLLRIGNTARGGSTVSHWLRSGDVVVMGGDARLTYHGVDRIRFGSSSLLKGGGRINLTCRVVD from the coding sequence ATGGGTGAACTTGAGCTTCGCGGCTTTCGCATTCTGCCGGGATATCTGGATTCCGCGCAGCAGATTTCGCTGGTCGCGGCACTGCGCGATGTCGTGGTGGCGGCGCCGCTATTTTCGCCCATGACGCCGATGGGCCGCGCGATGAGCGTGCGCATGACGTCGGCAGGGCGCTATGGTTGGGTGTCCGATCAGACAGGCTATCGCTATGCGCGCCGGCACCCGGACGGGCAGGATTGGCCTGCGATACCGGAGGCGGTGCTGACGATCTGGCGCGATCTGGTCAGTGCGGCACGCACGCCCGATTGCTGTCTGCTGAACTATTATGGGAGCGGCGCGCGCATGGGCTTGCATCAGGACCGCGACGAGGCTGATTTTGCATGGCCGGTACTGTCGATCTCGCTAGGCGACGAGGGGCTTTTGCGCATCGGCAATACCGCGCGCGGCGGCAGCACGGTGTCGCACTGGCTGCGCTCGGGCGATGTGGTGGTGATGGGTGGTGACGCGCGGCTGACCTATCACGGGGTAGACCGTATCAGGTTCGGCTCATCCTCGCTGTTGAAGGGGGGCGGGCGCATAAATCTGACCTGCCGCGTTGTGGACTGA
- the mscL gene encoding large conductance mechanosensitive channel protein MscL, giving the protein MLNEFKDFIAKGNVMDMAVGIIIGAAFTAIVTSMVGDLINPIIGLFTGGVDFTNNYAVLAGEVPAGASLEVARETGASVFAYGSFIMAVINFLIIAFVVFMLVKYVNKVKSLAEKPDDVAPEVDSGPSEKDILIEIRDSLKAR; this is encoded by the coding sequence ATGCTAAATGAATTCAAAGACTTCATCGCCAAGGGCAATGTCATGGACATGGCCGTCGGCATCATCATCGGCGCGGCATTCACCGCGATCGTCACGTCCATGGTGGGCGATCTGATTAACCCGATCATCGGCCTGTTCACCGGCGGCGTTGATTTCACTAACAATTACGCGGTGCTGGCTGGCGAAGTGCCCGCCGGTGCGTCGCTTGAGGTTGCGCGCGAAACGGGCGCGTCGGTTTTTGCCTATGGCTCGTTCATCATGGCCGTCATTAACTTCCTGATCATCGCCTTCGTCGTGTTTATGCTGGTGAAGTATGTGAACAAGGTAAAGTCGCTGGCGGAAAAGCCGGACGATGTTGCGCCCGAGGTGGACTCCGGCCCCTCGGAAAAGGACATCCTGATTGAGATCCGCGACAGCCTGAAGGCGCGCTGA
- a CDS encoding mechanosensitive ion channel family protein, producing the protein MEGFLDQLGGYAPLVVNVVKALVVLIVGWLVAGLTGSFVRRQVRKHQRIDQTLGNFAATIATWAIRIIVLLAVLNLFGIEATSVVAVLGAATLAIGLALQGTLADLAAGIMLVIFRPYKLGQYVDIGGTSGTVSEVALFFTELTTPQNVQIIVPNGQAWGSIITNYSAHDTRRLDLTFGIDYSDSADTAMQIILDNARSDERVMGEPEPWARVTNLGASSVDITARLWTSTDDFWNVKFELTKAIKEDFDAQGISIPFPHQVNVEPKKAG; encoded by the coding sequence ATGGAAGGTTTTTTGGATCAATTGGGCGGCTACGCGCCGCTTGTAGTCAACGTCGTCAAGGCGCTGGTTGTACTGATCGTCGGCTGGTTGGTCGCCGGACTGACGGGCAGCTTTGTGCGCCGGCAGGTGCGCAAGCATCAGCGGATCGATCAGACACTGGGCAATTTCGCGGCAACGATAGCGACTTGGGCCATCCGCATCATCGTGTTGCTGGCGGTGCTGAACCTGTTTGGCATCGAGGCGACCAGCGTCGTCGCCGTTCTGGGCGCTGCAACATTGGCCATCGGTCTGGCGCTGCAGGGCACGCTGGCGGATCTGGCCGCAGGGATCATGCTGGTGATCTTTCGCCCCTACAAGCTGGGGCAATATGTCGATATCGGCGGCACGAGCGGCACGGTCAGCGAGGTTGCGTTGTTTTTTACCGAACTGACGACACCGCAGAATGTGCAGATTATCGTGCCGAACGGGCAGGCGTGGGGGTCGATCATCACCAATTATTCGGCGCATGATACTCGGCGGCTCGATCTGACCTTTGGCATCGACTACTCGGACAGCGCCGATACGGCGATGCAGATCATCCTCGACAACGCCCGCTCGGATGAACGCGTGATGGGCGAGCCTGAACCGTGGGCGCGGGTGACGAACCTCGGCGCCAGTTCGGTCGATATCACGGCGCGGCTGTGGACCTCGACCGACGATTTCTGGAACGTCAAGTTCGAGTTGACCAAGGCGATCAAGGAGGATTTCGACGCACAGGGAATCTCAATCCCATTCCCGCATCAGGTGAACGTCGAACCGAAAAAGGCCGGGTAA
- a CDS encoding DNA topoisomerase IV subunit B, which translates to MSDLLTAATSSGDYDASSIQVLEDMEHVRLRPGMYIGGKDDRALHHMVAEIIDNSMDEAVAGHATWIEVELHENGHVSVRDNGRGIPTGPHPKDPTKSALEIIFCTLNAGGKFSGDSYQTSGGLHGVGSSVVNALSDHLRVEVARNKELFAMEFSRGLPQGPLEKIGAAPNRRGTAVTFHPDPDIFGSLKLKPARLFKMARSKAYLFSGVEIRWKTEIDDGETPREAKFHFPGGLSDYLSEAMGGATTYADSPFAGTVSFEKFKVPGKVEWAINWTPARDGFIQSYCNTVPTPEGGTHEAGFWAAILKGIKAYGELVNNKKAATITREDLMTGAGALVSCFIRDPEFVGQTKDRLATVDAQRMVENSVRDHFDNWLAADTKSAGAILDFLVLRAEERLRRRQEKETQRKTATKKLRLPGKLVDCSSNTRDGTELFIVEGDSAGGSAKMARDRKIQALLPLRGKILNVLGAASSKLGSNQEISDLTQALGVGLGSKFNLDDLRYDKIIIMTDADVDGAHIAALLMTFFFTQMRPMIDAGHLYLACPPLYRLSQGAVRVYCIDEAERDVWLAKGLGGKGKIDVSRFKGLGEMDAKDLKETTMDVKSRKLIRVTIDEDEPGETGDLVERLMGKKPELRFQYIQENARFVEELDV; encoded by the coding sequence ATGTCCGACCTTCTGACCGCCGCCACCTCTTCGGGCGACTATGACGCATCCTCGATTCAGGTCCTTGAGGATATGGAGCATGTGCGCCTGCGCCCCGGCATGTATATCGGCGGCAAGGACGACCGCGCGCTGCACCACATGGTCGCTGAGATCATCGACAACTCGATGGACGAGGCAGTGGCAGGTCACGCAACATGGATCGAAGTCGAGCTGCATGAGAACGGTCACGTGTCTGTGCGTGACAACGGGCGCGGCATCCCGACTGGGCCACATCCCAAGGATCCGACCAAATCCGCGCTCGAGATCATCTTTTGCACGCTGAATGCGGGCGGCAAGTTTTCCGGCGACAGCTACCAAACTTCTGGCGGCCTGCATGGCGTCGGCTCTTCGGTCGTCAACGCACTGTCGGATCATCTGCGCGTCGAGGTTGCGCGCAACAAGGAACTCTTTGCGATGGAATTCTCGCGCGGCCTACCGCAGGGCCCGCTGGAGAAAATCGGCGCGGCCCCCAATCGACGCGGCACCGCTGTCACCTTCCACCCTGACCCCGATATCTTTGGCTCGCTCAAGCTGAAGCCCGCGCGCCTGTTCAAGATGGCCCGCTCCAAGGCCTACCTTTTCTCAGGCGTCGAAATCCGGTGGAAGACCGAAATCGATGACGGCGAAACACCTCGCGAGGCGAAATTCCACTTTCCCGGCGGCCTCTCGGACTATCTGTCCGAGGCGATGGGTGGCGCGACCACCTACGCCGATAGCCCCTTTGCCGGAACTGTCAGCTTTGAGAAATTCAAGGTGCCGGGCAAGGTCGAATGGGCAATCAACTGGACGCCCGCGCGCGATGGCTTCATCCAGTCCTATTGCAACACCGTCCCCACCCCCGAGGGCGGCACGCACGAGGCCGGTTTCTGGGCCGCGATCCTCAAAGGGATCAAGGCGTACGGCGAGCTGGTGAACAACAAGAAGGCCGCGACCATAACCCGCGAGGATCTGATGACTGGCGCGGGCGCGCTGGTGTCATGCTTTATTCGTGACCCGGAATTTGTCGGACAGACCAAGGACCGGCTGGCGACGGTCGACGCGCAGCGCATGGTTGAAAATTCGGTGCGTGACCATTTCGACAACTGGCTGGCGGCAGATACGAAATCGGCCGGCGCGATCCTCGATTTTCTCGTTCTGCGCGCCGAGGAACGCCTGCGCCGACGGCAGGAAAAAGAAACCCAGCGCAAGACCGCAACCAAGAAACTGCGTCTGCCCGGCAAGCTGGTCGACTGTTCGTCCAACACCCGCGACGGCACCGAGCTGTTCATCGTCGAGGGTGATTCAGCTGGAGGTTCGGCCAAGATGGCGCGCGACCGCAAAATTCAGGCGCTGCTGCCCCTGCGTGGCAAGATCCTGAACGTGCTGGGCGCCGCCAGTTCAAAACTGGGCAGCAATCAGGAAATCAGCGACCTGACGCAGGCGTTGGGCGTCGGCCTTGGGTCGAAATTCAACCTCGACGATCTGCGCTATGACAAGATCATCATCATGACCGACGCCGACGTTGACGGTGCGCATATTGCGGCGCTGTTGATGACGTTCTTTTTCACCCAAATGCGTCCGATGATCGACGCGGGCCACCTCTACCTGGCCTGCCCACCCCTCTACCGCCTCAGCCAAGGCGCTGTCCGCGTCTATTGCATTGACGAGGCCGAGCGTGACGTCTGGCTGGCCAAGGGTCTGGGGGGTAAGGGAAAAATCGACGTCAGCCGCTTTAAGGGCTTGGGCGAGATGGACGCAAAGGATTTGAAAGAGACAACGATGGACGTCAAATCCCGCAAGCTGATCCGCGTGACGATAGACGAGGATGAACCGGGCGAAACCGGCGATCTGGTCGAGCGTCTGATGGGGAAGAA